One Salvelinus fontinalis isolate EN_2023a chromosome 11, ASM2944872v1, whole genome shotgun sequence DNA window includes the following coding sequences:
- the LOC129865549 gene encoding FACT complex subunit SPT16-like, producing the protein MAVNLDKEAYYRRIKRLYGNWKKGEDEFGKVDAMVVSVGVDEEIVYAKSTALQTWLFGYELTDTIMVFCESKIIFLASKKKVEFLKQVAVTKGNENANGVPPITLLVREKNESNKANFEKMMEAIRASKEGKTVGVFSKDKFPGEYMKSWNDMITAEGLEKVDISAVVAYTMAVKEDGELALMKKAAAVTSEVYSKFFKERVMEIVDADEKVRHSKLAESVEKAIEEKKYLGGADPSTVEMCYPPIIQSGGNYSLKFSVVSDKNHMHFGAITCAMGIRYKSYCSNLVRTLMVDPPQEMQDNYSFLLQVEEELLKELKHGVKICDAYSAVLNYVKKEKPDLAAKLTKNLGFAMGIEFREGSLVLNSKNQYKLKKGMVLSISLGFADLVNKEGKKEEQKKYALFIGDSVQINEDDPATVLTPVKKKLKNVGIFLKNDEEEDEEEDADDAEELLGKGARGQALLQDRTRNEMTAEEKRRAHQKELANQVNEEAKRRLTEQKGEQQVQKSRKSNVSYKNGSQMPREKDIRDMKIFIDKKYETVVMPVFGIATPFHIATIKNISSSVEGDWTYLRINFYVPGSSLGRNEGNIFPNPDATFVKEITYRASNLKAPGDPTVPSTNLQNAFRIIKEVQKRYKTREAEEKEKEGIVKQDSLVINLNRSNPKLKDLYIRPNIAQKRMQGSLEAHTNGFRFTSVRGDKVDILYNNIKHSLFQPCDGEMIIVLHFHLKNAIMFGKKRHTDVQFYTEVGEITTDLGKHQHMHDRDDLYAEQMEREMRHKLKSAFKNFIEKVETLTKEELEFEVPFRDLGFQGAPYRSTCLLQPTSSSLCNTTEWPPFVVTLDEVELVHFERVQFHLKNFDVVIVYKDYSKKVTMINAVPVNSLDPIKEWLNSCDIKYTEGVQSLNWTKIMKTIVDDPEGFFEQGGWSFLDPESEGEGAEDDSESGEDETFNPSADESEAEEEDSDEDYDSESEDSGNDYSASLGSEEESGKDWDELEEEARKADKESHYEDAEETSTANRKRKGRSSAPPPSSKKKRRH; encoded by the exons AAAGGAGAAGATGAGTTTGGCAAAGTGGATGCCATGGTGGTCTCTGTTGGTGTGGACGAGGAGATTGTATACGCCAAATCCACTGCCCTGCAG ACATGGCTGTTTGGCTATGAGCTAACCGACACCATCATGGTGTTCTGTGAGTCTAAGATCATCTTCCTGGCCAGCAAGAAGAAGGTTGAGTTTCTTAAACAGGTGGCTGTCACCAAGGGCAACGAGAACGCCAATGGGGTTCCACCAATCACACTGCTCGTCAGGGAAAAG AACGAAAGCAACAAGGCTAACTTTGAGAAGATGATGGAGGCGATCAGGGCCAGTAAGGAGGGCAAGACTGTAGGTGTGTTCAGCAAGGACAAGTTCCCCGGAGAGTACATGAAGAGCTGGAATGACATGATCACTGCTGAGGGCCTGGAGAAg GTGGACATCAGTGCGGTAGTGGCCTACACCATGGCTGTGAAGGAGGATGGGGAGCTGGCTTTGATGAAGAAAGCTGCAGCCGTCACCAGCGAGGTCTACTCTAAGTTCTTCAAGGAGAGGGTCATGGAGATCGTAGACGCGGATGAG AAGGTGCGCCACAGTAAGCTGGCTGAGTCTGTGGAGAAGGCCATCGAGGAGAAGAAGTACCTCGGGGGAGCAGACCCCTCGACAGTGGAGATGTGTTACCCCCCTATTATACAGAGCGGGGGCAACTACAGCCTCAAGTTCAGCGTCGTCAG TGACAAGAACCACATGCACTTCGGGGCCATCACGTGTGCCATGGGCATCCGCTACAAGTCCTACTGCTCCAACCTGGTCCGGACCCTAATGGTGGACCCCCCGCAGGAGATGCAGGACAACTACAGCTTCCTGCTACAGGTGGAGGAGGAGCTGCTCAAAGAGCTCAAACATG GTGTGAAAATATGTGACGCGTACAGTGCCGTGCTGAACTACGTTAAGAAGGAGAAGCCAGACCTGGCGGCCAAACTCACCAAGAACCTCGG GTTtgccatggggatagagttcagAGAGGGCTCCCTGGTCCTGAACAGCAAGAACCAGTACAAACTGAAGAAAG gtATGGTACTGAGCATCAGCCTGGGTTTCGCTGACCTGGTGAATAAGGAGGGGAAGAAGGAGGAGCAGAAGAAATACGCCCTGTTCATAGGAGATTCTGTACAGATCAAcgag GATGATCCAGCCACAGTTCTCACTCCGGTCAAGAAGAAGTTAAAGAACGTTGGAATTTTCCTAAAG aacgatgaggaagaggatgaggaggaagatgCAGACGATGCAGAGGAGCTACTGGGGAAGGGAGCGCGTGGACAAGCTTTACTTCAGGACAGgactagg AACGAGATGACGGCGGAGGAGAAGAGGCGGGCTCACCAGAAGGAGCTGGCAAATCAGGTGAACGAGGAGGCCAAGCGACGTCTGACGGAACAGAAAGGAGAGCAACAGGTGCAGAA GTCCAGAAAGTCCAATGTCTCCTACAAGAACGGCTCTCAGATGCCTCGAGAGAAAGACATTCGAGATATGAAGATCTTCATCGATAAGAAATACGAGACTGTCGTCATGCCTGTCTTCGGCATCGCCACCCCTTTCCATATCGCTACCATCAAG aacatCAGTTCGTCGGTGGAAGGAGACTGGACCTACTTGAGGATAAACTTCTACGTTCCCGGCAGCTCTCTGGGACGCAACGAGGGTAACATTTTCCCCAACCCTGACGCCACCTTCGTCAAAGAAAT TACGTACCGGGCATCGAACCTCAAGGCGCCAGGCGACCCAACGGTCCCGTCCACCAACCTCCAGAATGCCTTCCGCATCATCAAGGAGGTGCAGAAGCGCTACAAGACCCGGGAGgctgaggagaaggagaaggagggcaTCGTCAAGCAGGACTCGCTGGTAATCAACCTGAACCGCTCTAACCCCAAACTCAAAGACCTCTACATCAGGCCCAACATCGCCCAGAAGAGGATGCAGGGGTCGCTGGAGGCCCATACCAATG GTTTCCGCTTCACGTCCGTCCGTGGGGACAAAGTGGACATCCTCTACAACAACATCAAACACTCGCTCTTCCAGCCCTGTGACGGAGAGATGATCATTGTGTTGCACTTCCACCTCAAG AACGCCATCATGTTTGGTAAGAAGCGTCACACGGATGTACAGTTCTACACAGAGGTGGGTGAGATCACCACAGACCTGGGCAAGCACCAGCACATGCACGACCGCGACGACCTGTACGCCGagcagatggagagggagatgagacacAAGCTTAAGTCTGCCTTCAAGAACTTCATCGAGAAGGTGGAGACCCTCACCAAGGAGGAGCTCGAGTTCGAAGTGCCCTTCCGGGACCTTGG gttcCAGGGTGCCCCCTACAGGAGTACCTGCCTGCTGCAGCCCACATCCAGCTCCCTGTGTAACACTACTGAGTGG CCTCCGTTCGTTGTGACCCTGGATGAGGTGGAGCTGGTTCATTTTGAGCGTGTTCAGTTCCACCTGAAGAACTTTGACGTGGTCATCGTCTACAAGGACTACAGCAAGAAGGTCACCATGATCAACGCAGTGCCCGTCAACTCACTGGACCCCATCAAGGAGTGGCTCAA TTCCTGTGATATCAAGTACACAGAGGGGGTCCAGTCTCTGAACTGGACTAAGATCATGAAGACTATAGTGGACGATCCAGAGGGCTTCTTTGAACAGGGGGGCTGGTCCTTTTTAGACCCGGAGAGTGAG GGGGAGGGAGCGGAGGATGACTCTGAGTCAGGGGAAGATGAGACATTCAACCCCTCGGCAGACGAGAGCGAGGCAGAGGAGGAAGACAGTGATGAAGACTATGACTCAGAGAGCGAGGACTCCGGTAATG ACTACAGTGCATCGCTGGGCAGTGAAGAGGAGAGTGGTAAAGACTGGGACGAGTTGGAAGAGGAGGCCAGGAAAG cgGACAAAGAGTCTCACTATGAGGACGCGGAGGAGACCTCGACGGCCAATAGGAAGAGAAAGGGCCGCTCGTCAGCCCCGCCCCCCAGCAGCAAGAAGAAACGGCGCCACTGA